From one Lycium barbarum isolate Lr01 chromosome 6, ASM1917538v2, whole genome shotgun sequence genomic stretch:
- the LOC132600338 gene encoding protein EMBRYONIC FLOWER 1-like isoform X1 yields MEKSNIAVEENSHTSDIGTPVSKSLGSLIQIDSISIDLDIPMPKKEEGNCQHFSIRGYVAEMRKKDRKICSPFTSISDDRSISEEQLPPLSVPKSRWWRCKNCIHEIGTECAGEEIEILSPSCRSRLTSTNMASTSATTNALLEMKHESTSRKGDRNKAVIDDSPNTSGYDDFLCNLYKGRCTLVEEKTVTAGNRTGSGSVRNEEIRYPTIEVAKSKHCSSQEIDRKSPAANLSNSDSTLSGGKIVPHGNLYTSADDVSADIGAETTARGSPNDKSLETSKTKLSRLPSIELTDHNETSSGSDTILSKNRQSGLHNDIPNDVPRRKTRKVRLLTDILGGQVNLETSHAKADRNSLSHAKADRNSSSTTTVVPSEPEPVGTPKDKRYCQKKRKMSQEVDSNLSEMGIQCNVAKRVRSFNGGAERSSMVIEIADSRSDEKESEEEGIPNGTKGLRIKHRNGVNKKRNKQLRPEMPWQDTTMENSGSKGYGAVNMQYSSMSEKFEPHLSSYQSLVGKDRDSDLCWKSSKFPEVGRVPSTLMHPDNNFPGECSTRRKNLLPVTTDIEMVTFQPAHELSAKVRLDLSLNSFRDSDKHAENDMTNWPFILRKGNTSSDPQRKDNTLVRQSNVPESSHSSRKGVIYDLNQGVPQTSSMWQDIQNSPILLQKGNLHIPETMEMPHRHNKENLNDFLEHSDVIKHHKYQHSEKTLERGLSDDIPMEIVELMAKNQYERGLTDTRTKSMIERTDSFARPYTEIHESEAVTWSRPGVTSFRPGNANLKTDIGTSRGSSLQNSHVKRNYLGMERPPTKIFGTFPQTQQKFSSGGQGSPSVHIRPGLQRGEEAKPVWFPPGQNMPLGLGIPQKSIRQPNDKMIQKGRTISDIKCGDVRMQNEPHLFFQKSGNADLNVKGTGSLDPYCNETIPAMQLLSLMDRRMPSNPPFNLDANKLLEKPFSPCSYHPRFHMDGKQSILNGSYLSHQHLKESPGVHPGGYYADQISFKSRGQEKSRKSYAPSRCGGSKLERFASSSGLLSMARDSCPEKNEQNGTLGTSSSRVLPQQDRNTSKFFDLEGYRAVPIKSNCESYICSLNQNPAEFSVPDERNPFTRTIKDPRIGKKSSSRERSQTVDLNKRKQRRITKERVGRPPAYTIG; encoded by the exons ATGGAGAAAAGTAACATAGCAGTGGAAGAAAATTCTCACACAAGTGATATCGGTACTCCTGTGTCTAAATCCTTGGGATCGCTCATACAAATTGATTCAATATCTATAGACCTTGATATTCCTATGCCGAAGAAAGAGGAAGGAAACTGTCAACATTTTTCAATACG TGGATATGTTGCTGAGATGAGAAAAAAGGACCGGAAAATTTGTTCACCTTTTACATCAATCAGTGACGACCGCAGTATTTCTGAGGAGCAACTTCCTCCTCTTTCTGTTCCGAAATCTAGGTGGTGGCGATGCAAAAATTGCATTCACGAGATTGGCACAGAATGTGCAGGAGAAGAGATTGAGATCCTTTCTCCAAGCTGCAGAAGTAGATTGACCTCTACAAACATGGCTTCTACTAGTGCTACGACAAATGCATTGTTAGAGATGAAGCATGAGTCAACTTCACGAAAAGGTGACAGAAACAAAGCTGTTATCGATGATTCTCCCAATACCAGTGGCTATGATGACTTCTTATGTAATCTTTACAAAGGAAGGTGCACTTTAGTTGAAGAAAAAACTGTCACAGCTG GCAACAGAACTGGTTCAGGAAGTGTTAGAAATGAGGAGATCAGATATCCAACTATTGAGGTAGCAAAATCTAAACACTGCTCGAGCCAAGAAATAGATAGAAAGAGCCCTG CTGCTAATCTGTCAAACTCTGACTCAACTCTGTCAGGAGGTAAAATTGTTCCTCATGGAAATCTCTACACAAGTGCTGATGATGTAAGTGCTGATATTGGTGCAGAGACGACAGCAAGGGGTTCTCCAAATGATAAGTCTCTTGAAACCAGTAAAACGAAACTGAGTAGGTTACCTTCCATTGAATTGACAGACCACAATGAAACATCTTCAGGAAGTGACACAATTTTGTCTAAAAATAGACAATCTGGTTTGCACAATGATATTCCAAATGATGTACCACGTCGGAAAACTCGAAAGGTGCGTCTGTTGACTGATATATTGGGTGGACAAGTCAATTTGGAGACTAGTCATGCCAAAGCAGATCGTAATTCATTGAGTCATGCCAAAGCAGATCGTAATTCATCGAGTACCACGACCGTGGTGCCTTCTGAGCCAGAACCAGTTGGTACTCCTAAGGATAAGAGATACTGTCAGAAGAAGAGGAAGATGTCTCAAGAAGTTGACAGCAATCTGTCGGAGATGGGCATACAATGTAATGTTGCTAAAAGGGTCAGGTCATTTAATGGAGGAGCTGAGAGGAGTTCCATGGTAATTGAAATTGCTGATTCACGTTCAGATGAGAAGGAATCTGAAGAAGAAGGTATACCGAATGGTACCAAAGGTCTGCGGATTAAGCATAGAAATGGAGTAAATAAGAAGAGAAATAAGCAGCTTCGACCTGAAATGCCCTGGCAGGATACAACCATGGAAAATAGTGGTTCAAAGGGATATGGTGCTGTTAATATGCAATATTCTTCCATGAGTGAAAAATTTGAACCTCATTTAAGTAGTTATCAGTCATTGGTAGGAAAAGATAGAGATTCTGATTTGTGTTGGAAGAGTAGTAAGTTTCCTGAAGTTGGACGTGTTCCCTCAACTCTTATGCATCCAGACAATAATTTCCCGGGAGAATGTTCGACCAGGAGGAAGAATCTCCTACCAGTGACCACTGATATAGAAATGGTGACTTTTCAGCCAGCACATGAATTATCTGCTAAAGTAAGACTGGACCTGTCTTTGAACAGCTTCAGAGATTCTGACAAACATGCTGAGAATGATATGACAAACTGGCCATTCATTCTGCGGAAGGGCAATACGAGTAGCGATCCTCAAAGGAAAGATAATACTCTTGTCAGACAGTCAAATGTGCCTGAATCAAGTCATTCTTCAAGGAAAGGAGTGATTTATGACCTCAACCAGGGAGTTCCGCAGACATCATCAATGTGGCAAGATATCCAAAACTCTCCAATTCTGCTCCAGAAGGGGAACCTTCACATTCCTGAGACAATG GAAATGCCTCACCGGCATAACAAAGAAAATCTTAATGATTTTCTAGAGCATTCAGATGTAATTAAGCATCATAAATATCAACACTCCGAGAAAACTTTAGAACGAGGGTTGTCAGATGATATACCAATGGAAATTGTGGAGCTAATGGCTAAGAACCAGTACGAGAGAGGTCTTACTGATACCCGAACCAAATCCATGATCGAAAGGACTGATAGCTTTGCAAGGCCATATACTGAAATACATGAGAGTGAAGCAGTGACGTGGTCACGTCCTGGGGTAACTAGTTTCCGTCCAGGTAATGCGAATTTGAAGACTGACATTGGAACAAGCAGAGGAAGTTCTCTCCAAAACTCTCATGTTAAGAGGAACTACCTGGGGATGGAAAGACCGCCGACCAAAATCTTTGGTACTTTTCCACAAACTCAGCAGAAATTTTCCAGTGGAGGGCAAGGTTCTCCTTCCGTGCACATCAGACCCGGTTTGCAGCGTGGTGAAGAAGCAAAACCTGTTTGGTTTCCACCTGGGCAGAACATGCCATTGGGACTTGGAATTCCGCAGAAATCCATCCGTCAGCCAAATGATAAAATGATTCAGAAAGGGAGGACAATAAGTGACATAAAGTGTGGCGACGTGAGAATGCAGAATGAACCTCATCTTTTTTTCCAAAAATCAGGCAATGCCGATTTGAACGTGAAAGGCACGGGGTCTTTAGATCCTTATTGTAATGAGACAATCCCAGCTATGCAGTTACTCAGCCTTATGGACCGAAGGATGCCATCAAATCCTCCTTTCAATCTTGATGCAAACAAGCTCCTTGAGAAACCCTTTTCGCCATGCAGCTATCACCCGAGGTTTCATATGGATGGAAAGCAGAGTATTCTCAATGGGTCATATTTATCACATCAGCACTTGAAGGAGTCCCCCGGGGTACACCCTGGTGGTTATTATGCAG ATCAAATATCTTTCAAGTCTCGAGGAcaagagaaatcaagaaaatcttatGCACCTTCGCGATGTGGCGGAAGCAAATTGGAGAGATTTGCGTCTTCAAGTGGCCTGCTAAGCATGGCTCGAGATTCTTGTCCTGAGAAGAACGAGCAAAACGGAACCCTAGGCACATCAAGTTCTCGGGTGCTTCCACAGCAGGATCGGAATACTTCAAAATTCTTTGACTTGGAGGGCTACAGAGCTGTACCCATCAAAAGCAATTGTGAAAGTTATATTTGCAGCCTCAATCAAAACCCTGCTGAATTTAGCGTACCAGATGAACGGAACCCCTTCACTAGGACCATAAAGGATCCAAGAATCGGGAAGAAGAGCTCATCAAGAGAGAGATCTCAAACTGTTGATTTGAATAAGCGAAAGCAGCGGAGAATTACAAAGGAAAGAGTCGGGAGGCCACCAGCATATACTATTGGTTAA
- the LOC132600339 gene encoding U-box domain-containing protein 26 isoform X2, protein MKTHHHPKLKTSFSCGFFRRCTQSVLSPTTTTSPTLPNPLSDPPNPTPSPLPPPPQASSSESSSSSNTNSQSFTQWRFPLPSSPPISQYTSINHTPREAMQITKIAPPVLYTNLEELFHVAELQLTTCSDLDKAMYMLEHSLVPNPVAAVDGGTNSVTCPETVMRGVVSCLKDRHVAVAKSASKVLLALCLSENNRHVAVEVGAVGVVVDILSDLDVAAAERSLAALELLCTVAEGAEEVRSHALAVPMMVEVMGRMDGTRGKEYAISVLAVIYGGAFDGPLVPAPPEEVARAVMLALQGDCSARGRRKGAQLLKILQNYGRVDPTQDEEEVEPRVV, encoded by the exons ATGAAAACTCATCACCACCCTAAACTCAAAACCTCATTTTCTTGTGGTTTCTTTCGCCGTTGTACTCAGTCAGTTCTCAGCCCTACTACCACCACCTCACCCACCCTGCCCAACCCACTTTCCGACCCACCTAACCCAACTCCGTCACCATTACCGCCACCACCTCAGGCGAGTTCATCTGAATCTTCTTCGTCATCTAACACTAATTCACAGAGTTTTACTCAATGGAGATTTCCATTACCAAGTTCACCACCTATTTCACAGTACACTAGTATTAATCACACACCAAGAGAAGCCATGCAAATTACTAAAATTGCTCCTCCGGTTTTGTACACTAACTTGGAGGAACTTTTCCACGTGGCGGAGTTACAGCTCACTACATGTTCGGATTTGGACAAG GCAATGTACATGCTGGAGCATTCACTTGTTCCAAATCCAGTGGCGGCGGTTGACGGTGGCACAAATTCAGTAACCTGCCCGGAGACAGTGATGAGAGGTGTAGTGAGTTGTCTAAAGGACAGACACGTGGCGGTAGCAAAATCAGCTAGCAAAGTATTATTAGCACTTTGTTTGTCTGAGAATAACCGACACGTGGCAGTCGAGGTAGGAGCTGTCGGTGTAGTTGTCGACATCTTGTCGGATTTAGATGTGGCGGCGGCGGAGAGGTCTTTAGCGGCGTTGGAATTGCTTTGCACGGTGGCGGAAGGGGCGGAGGAGGTGAGGTCCCACGCGCTAGCGGTGCCGATGATGGTTGAAGTTATGGGGAGAATGGACGGGACTCGAGGGAAGGAATACGCGATTAGCGTGTTGGCGGTGATATACGGCGGCGCCTTTGACGGCCCGTTGGTGCCAGCGCCGCCGGAGGAGGTGGCGCGTGCGGTGATGTTGGCTTTGCAAGGTGATTGTAGTGCTAGAGGGAGGAGGAAAGGGGCACAGCTTCTTAAGATACTGCAAAATTACGGGCGGGTCGACCCGACCCAGGATGAGGAGGAAGTGGAGCCCAGAGTCGTTTGA
- the LOC132600339 gene encoding uncharacterized protein LOC132600339 isoform X1, with amino-acid sequence MKTHHHPKLKTSFSCGFFRRCTQSVLSPTTTTSPTLPNPLSDPPNPTPSPLPPPPQASSSESSSSSNTNSQSFTQWRFPLPSSPPISQYTSINHTPREAMQITKIAPPVLYTNLEELFHVAELQLTTCSDLDKVKAMYMLEHSLVPNPVAAVDGGTNSVTCPETVMRGVVSCLKDRHVAVAKSASKVLLALCLSENNRHVAVEVGAVGVVVDILSDLDVAAAERSLAALELLCTVAEGAEEVRSHALAVPMMVEVMGRMDGTRGKEYAISVLAVIYGGAFDGPLVPAPPEEVARAVMLALQGDCSARGRRKGAQLLKILQNYGRVDPTQDEEEVEPRVV; translated from the exons ATGAAAACTCATCACCACCCTAAACTCAAAACCTCATTTTCTTGTGGTTTCTTTCGCCGTTGTACTCAGTCAGTTCTCAGCCCTACTACCACCACCTCACCCACCCTGCCCAACCCACTTTCCGACCCACCTAACCCAACTCCGTCACCATTACCGCCACCACCTCAGGCGAGTTCATCTGAATCTTCTTCGTCATCTAACACTAATTCACAGAGTTTTACTCAATGGAGATTTCCATTACCAAGTTCACCACCTATTTCACAGTACACTAGTATTAATCACACACCAAGAGAAGCCATGCAAATTACTAAAATTGCTCCTCCGGTTTTGTACACTAACTTGGAGGAACTTTTCCACGTGGCGGAGTTACAGCTCACTACATGTTCGGATTTGGACAAG GTTAAGGCAATGTACATGCTGGAGCATTCACTTGTTCCAAATCCAGTGGCGGCGGTTGACGGTGGCACAAATTCAGTAACCTGCCCGGAGACAGTGATGAGAGGTGTAGTGAGTTGTCTAAAGGACAGACACGTGGCGGTAGCAAAATCAGCTAGCAAAGTATTATTAGCACTTTGTTTGTCTGAGAATAACCGACACGTGGCAGTCGAGGTAGGAGCTGTCGGTGTAGTTGTCGACATCTTGTCGGATTTAGATGTGGCGGCGGCGGAGAGGTCTTTAGCGGCGTTGGAATTGCTTTGCACGGTGGCGGAAGGGGCGGAGGAGGTGAGGTCCCACGCGCTAGCGGTGCCGATGATGGTTGAAGTTATGGGGAGAATGGACGGGACTCGAGGGAAGGAATACGCGATTAGCGTGTTGGCGGTGATATACGGCGGCGCCTTTGACGGCCCGTTGGTGCCAGCGCCGCCGGAGGAGGTGGCGCGTGCGGTGATGTTGGCTTTGCAAGGTGATTGTAGTGCTAGAGGGAGGAGGAAAGGGGCACAGCTTCTTAAGATACTGCAAAATTACGGGCGGGTCGACCCGACCCAGGATGAGGAGGAAGTGGAGCCCAGAGTCGTTTGA
- the LOC132600340 gene encoding probable beta-1,4-xylosyltransferase IRX9H, whose translation MASVRRALSPVPHPGDRTNGEALSPSPLSKSSSCNESYTPPTGLMSSYVGSLDYACYKVQTFVLGLFSRRSSRPLERSKLKGQIWGRALVQFCMCFVVGAFIGLTPLVSLNLSANIIYKHQDFYENGRLFDDVSRNMTSTIDSSVFLDNFTSEPNLVYSELKDESSVNVSVDESPDQELMASKKFLIIVTPTEARSFQAYYLNRLAHVLKLVPPPLLWIVVEMDSQLMVTADILRITGVMYRHLVCKKNSTEVNDKSVHLRNMALTHIETHHLDGIVYFADDSNIYSLDVFEQMRQISRFGTWVVGRLAENNRKVILQGPICNGSQVIGWRTDGTAKIFQRFYAELSGFAFNSTVLWDPKRWNQPTLEPIRQLDIVKGGAQVRGFIEQVVEDESQMEGFPMHCSRIMVWQFNTEFLYP comes from the exons ATGGCTTCAGTTAGAAGAGCATTATCCCCAGTGCCTCATCCGGGAGATAGAACTAATGGGGAAGCATTGTCCCCATCGCCATTGTCCAAGTCATCGTCGTGTAACGAAAGTTATACACCGCCTACAGGGTTGATGTCTTCTTATGTTGGTTCATTGGATTATGCATGTTACAAAGTTCAGACGTTTGTACTTGGTCTTTTTTCGCGAAGATCATCTAGGCCCTTGGAAAGATCAAAGTTAAAGGGCCAAATTTGGGGGAGAGCGCTTGTCCAATTCTGTATGTGCTTTGTTGTTGGAGCTTTTATTGGCCTTACTCCACTTGTTTCTCTAAATTTGTCAGCAAATATAATTTATAAACATCAAGATTTCTACGAAAATGGCCGCTTATTTGATGATGTGTCTAGAAATATGACATCAACTATTGACAGTTCGGTTTTCCTGGATAATTTCACTTCAGAGCCTAATTTAGTATACAGTGAACTGAAAGACGAAAGTTCTGTCAATGTCTCCGTTGACGAATCACCTGATCAAGAGTTGATGGCGTCTAAAAAATTTTTGATCATTGTGACGCCAACAGAAGCACGGTCATTTCAAGCTTATTATCTGAATCGATTGGCCCACGTATTAAAATTAGTGCCTCCTCCTTTGTTGTGGATAGTTGTGGAGATGGACTCGCAATTAATGGTGACGGCTGATATATTGAGGATAACGGGAGTTATGTACAGGCATCTTGTATGCAAGAAGAACTCAACAGAAGTAAATGATAAAAGTGTGCACCTAAGGAATATGGCATTAACACATATTGAAACACATCATCTTGATGGGATTGTTTACTTTGCTGATGATTCCAACATATACTCCCTAGATGTCTTTGAACAAATGAGGCAGATCAG CCGGTTCGGGACATGGGTTGTGGGAAGACTAGCTGAAAATAATAGGAAAGTTATCTTGCAGGGTCCAATCTGTAATGGCTCTCAGGTTATAGGTTGGCGTACAGATGGAACTGCAAAAATATTCCAGAGATTCTATGCTGAATTATCAGGATTTGCATTCAATAGTACCGTACTTTGGGATCCAAAGAGGTGGAACCAGCCAACACTAGAGCCCATTAGGCAGCTCGATATAGTAAAAGGTGGCGCCCAA GTGAGGGGATTTATTGAACAAGTTGTGGAAGATGAAAGCCAAATGGAAGGCTTTCCAATGCACTGCTCAAGAATTATGGTTTGGCAATTCAATACAGAGTTTTTGTATCCATAG
- the LOC132600338 gene encoding protein EMBRYONIC FLOWER 1-like isoform X2 produces the protein MEKSNIAVEENSHTSDIGTPVSKSLGSLIQIDSISIDLDIPMPKKEEGNCQHFSIRGYVAEMRKKDRKICSPFTSISDDRSISEEQLPPLSVPKSRWWRCKNCIHEIGTECAGEEIEILSPSCRSRLTSTNMASTSATTNALLEMKHESTSRKGDRNKAVIDDSPNTSGYDDFLCNLYKGRCTLVEEKTVTAGNRTGSGSVRNEEIRYPTIEVAKSKHCSSQEIDRKSPGGKIVPHGNLYTSADDVSADIGAETTARGSPNDKSLETSKTKLSRLPSIELTDHNETSSGSDTILSKNRQSGLHNDIPNDVPRRKTRKVRLLTDILGGQVNLETSHAKADRNSLSHAKADRNSSSTTTVVPSEPEPVGTPKDKRYCQKKRKMSQEVDSNLSEMGIQCNVAKRVRSFNGGAERSSMVIEIADSRSDEKESEEEGIPNGTKGLRIKHRNGVNKKRNKQLRPEMPWQDTTMENSGSKGYGAVNMQYSSMSEKFEPHLSSYQSLVGKDRDSDLCWKSSKFPEVGRVPSTLMHPDNNFPGECSTRRKNLLPVTTDIEMVTFQPAHELSAKVRLDLSLNSFRDSDKHAENDMTNWPFILRKGNTSSDPQRKDNTLVRQSNVPESSHSSRKGVIYDLNQGVPQTSSMWQDIQNSPILLQKGNLHIPETMEMPHRHNKENLNDFLEHSDVIKHHKYQHSEKTLERGLSDDIPMEIVELMAKNQYERGLTDTRTKSMIERTDSFARPYTEIHESEAVTWSRPGVTSFRPGNANLKTDIGTSRGSSLQNSHVKRNYLGMERPPTKIFGTFPQTQQKFSSGGQGSPSVHIRPGLQRGEEAKPVWFPPGQNMPLGLGIPQKSIRQPNDKMIQKGRTISDIKCGDVRMQNEPHLFFQKSGNADLNVKGTGSLDPYCNETIPAMQLLSLMDRRMPSNPPFNLDANKLLEKPFSPCSYHPRFHMDGKQSILNGSYLSHQHLKESPGVHPGGYYADQISFKSRGQEKSRKSYAPSRCGGSKLERFASSSGLLSMARDSCPEKNEQNGTLGTSSSRVLPQQDRNTSKFFDLEGYRAVPIKSNCESYICSLNQNPAEFSVPDERNPFTRTIKDPRIGKKSSSRERSQTVDLNKRKQRRITKERVGRPPAYTIG, from the exons ATGGAGAAAAGTAACATAGCAGTGGAAGAAAATTCTCACACAAGTGATATCGGTACTCCTGTGTCTAAATCCTTGGGATCGCTCATACAAATTGATTCAATATCTATAGACCTTGATATTCCTATGCCGAAGAAAGAGGAAGGAAACTGTCAACATTTTTCAATACG TGGATATGTTGCTGAGATGAGAAAAAAGGACCGGAAAATTTGTTCACCTTTTACATCAATCAGTGACGACCGCAGTATTTCTGAGGAGCAACTTCCTCCTCTTTCTGTTCCGAAATCTAGGTGGTGGCGATGCAAAAATTGCATTCACGAGATTGGCACAGAATGTGCAGGAGAAGAGATTGAGATCCTTTCTCCAAGCTGCAGAAGTAGATTGACCTCTACAAACATGGCTTCTACTAGTGCTACGACAAATGCATTGTTAGAGATGAAGCATGAGTCAACTTCACGAAAAGGTGACAGAAACAAAGCTGTTATCGATGATTCTCCCAATACCAGTGGCTATGATGACTTCTTATGTAATCTTTACAAAGGAAGGTGCACTTTAGTTGAAGAAAAAACTGTCACAGCTG GCAACAGAACTGGTTCAGGAAGTGTTAGAAATGAGGAGATCAGATATCCAACTATTGAGGTAGCAAAATCTAAACACTGCTCGAGCCAAGAAATAGATAGAAAGAGCCCTG GAGGTAAAATTGTTCCTCATGGAAATCTCTACACAAGTGCTGATGATGTAAGTGCTGATATTGGTGCAGAGACGACAGCAAGGGGTTCTCCAAATGATAAGTCTCTTGAAACCAGTAAAACGAAACTGAGTAGGTTACCTTCCATTGAATTGACAGACCACAATGAAACATCTTCAGGAAGTGACACAATTTTGTCTAAAAATAGACAATCTGGTTTGCACAATGATATTCCAAATGATGTACCACGTCGGAAAACTCGAAAGGTGCGTCTGTTGACTGATATATTGGGTGGACAAGTCAATTTGGAGACTAGTCATGCCAAAGCAGATCGTAATTCATTGAGTCATGCCAAAGCAGATCGTAATTCATCGAGTACCACGACCGTGGTGCCTTCTGAGCCAGAACCAGTTGGTACTCCTAAGGATAAGAGATACTGTCAGAAGAAGAGGAAGATGTCTCAAGAAGTTGACAGCAATCTGTCGGAGATGGGCATACAATGTAATGTTGCTAAAAGGGTCAGGTCATTTAATGGAGGAGCTGAGAGGAGTTCCATGGTAATTGAAATTGCTGATTCACGTTCAGATGAGAAGGAATCTGAAGAAGAAGGTATACCGAATGGTACCAAAGGTCTGCGGATTAAGCATAGAAATGGAGTAAATAAGAAGAGAAATAAGCAGCTTCGACCTGAAATGCCCTGGCAGGATACAACCATGGAAAATAGTGGTTCAAAGGGATATGGTGCTGTTAATATGCAATATTCTTCCATGAGTGAAAAATTTGAACCTCATTTAAGTAGTTATCAGTCATTGGTAGGAAAAGATAGAGATTCTGATTTGTGTTGGAAGAGTAGTAAGTTTCCTGAAGTTGGACGTGTTCCCTCAACTCTTATGCATCCAGACAATAATTTCCCGGGAGAATGTTCGACCAGGAGGAAGAATCTCCTACCAGTGACCACTGATATAGAAATGGTGACTTTTCAGCCAGCACATGAATTATCTGCTAAAGTAAGACTGGACCTGTCTTTGAACAGCTTCAGAGATTCTGACAAACATGCTGAGAATGATATGACAAACTGGCCATTCATTCTGCGGAAGGGCAATACGAGTAGCGATCCTCAAAGGAAAGATAATACTCTTGTCAGACAGTCAAATGTGCCTGAATCAAGTCATTCTTCAAGGAAAGGAGTGATTTATGACCTCAACCAGGGAGTTCCGCAGACATCATCAATGTGGCAAGATATCCAAAACTCTCCAATTCTGCTCCAGAAGGGGAACCTTCACATTCCTGAGACAATG GAAATGCCTCACCGGCATAACAAAGAAAATCTTAATGATTTTCTAGAGCATTCAGATGTAATTAAGCATCATAAATATCAACACTCCGAGAAAACTTTAGAACGAGGGTTGTCAGATGATATACCAATGGAAATTGTGGAGCTAATGGCTAAGAACCAGTACGAGAGAGGTCTTACTGATACCCGAACCAAATCCATGATCGAAAGGACTGATAGCTTTGCAAGGCCATATACTGAAATACATGAGAGTGAAGCAGTGACGTGGTCACGTCCTGGGGTAACTAGTTTCCGTCCAGGTAATGCGAATTTGAAGACTGACATTGGAACAAGCAGAGGAAGTTCTCTCCAAAACTCTCATGTTAAGAGGAACTACCTGGGGATGGAAAGACCGCCGACCAAAATCTTTGGTACTTTTCCACAAACTCAGCAGAAATTTTCCAGTGGAGGGCAAGGTTCTCCTTCCGTGCACATCAGACCCGGTTTGCAGCGTGGTGAAGAAGCAAAACCTGTTTGGTTTCCACCTGGGCAGAACATGCCATTGGGACTTGGAATTCCGCAGAAATCCATCCGTCAGCCAAATGATAAAATGATTCAGAAAGGGAGGACAATAAGTGACATAAAGTGTGGCGACGTGAGAATGCAGAATGAACCTCATCTTTTTTTCCAAAAATCAGGCAATGCCGATTTGAACGTGAAAGGCACGGGGTCTTTAGATCCTTATTGTAATGAGACAATCCCAGCTATGCAGTTACTCAGCCTTATGGACCGAAGGATGCCATCAAATCCTCCTTTCAATCTTGATGCAAACAAGCTCCTTGAGAAACCCTTTTCGCCATGCAGCTATCACCCGAGGTTTCATATGGATGGAAAGCAGAGTATTCTCAATGGGTCATATTTATCACATCAGCACTTGAAGGAGTCCCCCGGGGTACACCCTGGTGGTTATTATGCAG ATCAAATATCTTTCAAGTCTCGAGGAcaagagaaatcaagaaaatcttatGCACCTTCGCGATGTGGCGGAAGCAAATTGGAGAGATTTGCGTCTTCAAGTGGCCTGCTAAGCATGGCTCGAGATTCTTGTCCTGAGAAGAACGAGCAAAACGGAACCCTAGGCACATCAAGTTCTCGGGTGCTTCCACAGCAGGATCGGAATACTTCAAAATTCTTTGACTTGGAGGGCTACAGAGCTGTACCCATCAAAAGCAATTGTGAAAGTTATATTTGCAGCCTCAATCAAAACCCTGCTGAATTTAGCGTACCAGATGAACGGAACCCCTTCACTAGGACCATAAAGGATCCAAGAATCGGGAAGAAGAGCTCATCAAGAGAGAGATCTCAAACTGTTGATTTGAATAAGCGAAAGCAGCGGAGAATTACAAAGGAAAGAGTCGGGAGGCCACCAGCATATACTATTGGTTAA